GACCGGCCCGGTTGCCAAATGCCGGATGTCATCTCGAACGCCCGGCCCACAGCAAGCAGGGCCACTTTTCAGGGGGCTTTTTGGAGGGTCCGAGATTCTTGCTCGACCGAGATCACAGGATCCAGCCAAGAATATCACAATCAGGGTTCCTCGCCAAGGGCGCAAAGTTTTTTTAAAGCAGGGATTTTCACCACGGAGGGGCGAATGTTCTAGGGGCGAAGTACTAAGCTGTAGGGCGACCGGCCCGGACAAGTGAAAAGCAAGGCCCTCCATTTGCTTTTCCTTCGTGAGCATCGTGTCCTTCGTGGTGCGATTTGCTGCCACAACGGCAAGATACTCGCTTCTACCTTCACCCCATCTCCCTCCATCGGGGGGTGAAAATTCCGGGCTAGACTTTATTTGGATTGGGACTCGGCTTTTTTTATGGCTTTTTCTTCGCTCTTGTCTGTGCGGGCGCGGAAGGGTTTTGAAGTGTAAACGGGTTTAATGGAAAAAACGGCCATGATCGGACGGTGGTCGGAGGCTGATGTGTATTTGAGATAGTCGGGGTCACCGGGATGTTCCCGGTAAACAAAGGATTGATCGGCCAGAAAATGTTTAAAGAGGTTCTGATTCACCATCAGAAAGTCGAGCTGGGAGTATTCCCGGCGGCTGTCGAAATTATGGGTCCAACGGTCCCCGAGCCAGTCGTAGAGCCACAGATCATAAAGTTTATTTTCCGAACGCCTCTCGCCGATGATTGTTTTGAGGGGTTCGCTCCCATAACTGTCATTAAAGTCCCCGCCGATAATGATGTATCCGTCAGGATTCGTCGTGAGGAAATCGACAATATAACCACGCAGGGCGAGGGCTTCCCGCCTGCGGAGGATCGAGGGGAATGTACTACTGTCCGAGCCCCGCTTTGACTTGAGGTGTACCCCCATGACCTTGAGCTTGATTTCCTTTGAGATTTGGATAGTGCAGTCGATGAATCCCCTTTGGACGCCCTCTTGTCTGCCGCTGATCTCGAAAACATCATTGGTGCGCGGGGTGCTGCTCAGGACCGGGTAACGGCTGAGGATCACCTGCGAAATCCGGGGGCTGGCTCCCGTGACGCGTTCGCTATAAGCATATTCGAGCCCGTTTTCCTTGAGCTGGTTTTTAAAATCTTCAAAATATTTATCATCACCCATTTCCTGAACGATGAGGATGTCGGGATTCATGCTCTTGAGGATCGAGACGACCGCTTTTTTTTCCGAGGGTGGTTTTTCTGCGTCTTTTACGTATTTCCCATCGATTTCACGGTCGGTGGAGGTCCAGTTCCTGATATTATAACTCGCCACACTAAAAGTGCTGGCGGCATTAGTTTGCGTGTCTTGTCCGTGGAGCGGACAGGCAAACAAGAAAAACAGGATAATGGGGATGCTGCTGATGAACCGCATGTAACGGACAAATTTCTGCAAAGATGACAGAAACGCAAGGAAGAAAAGTAGAAGCAAGAATCTTGCCGCTTTTCAGGGGGCTTTTTGGCTTTTTGGCTTTTTGGAGGGTCCGAGATTCTCGCTCGATCGAGATCACAGGATTCAGCCAAGAATATCACGAAAGGGATTTCTCGCCAAGGGCGCAAATTGCTCCGCCCGTGGCTCGGGGCATCCTGCCCGAGATTTGTTCGTGAAACTCAGTCCACGGCTTGCGCGAGAATCATGGGCAGGATGCCCATGCCACGGGCCAGAGTTTCACGGTGACATCCGACATTTGGCAACCGGGGCTCGGTCGCCCTATAGAAAAAGCCCGCCCGCCCAGCGTGTAGGGCGAGCGGCCCTGCTTGCCACGGGCCAGAGTTTCACGGTGACATCCGACATTCGGCAACCGGGCTCGGTCGCCCCACAGAAAAAGCCTGAAAGCGGCGAGATGCTCATTTCTACCTTCATTTCTGGCTCGCCAAGCGACAAGGATCATGAGCAAAATGGGTATTCTATGAGTAAACCGGACAGTCGGGGAAATAAAATCCAGAGGAGTCTCTTTGTGAAGAGTTTCCTCCCGGTCTTTGCTTTGCTTTTGAGTTTTGCACTCTTTTTCCTCCAGCAGCACGAGTGGATGCCTTTGGTGAATCTGGAAAAACAAACAATTAGCGAGAGATTCAAGTGGCGTGGGCCTTTGCCCAAAGATGATCGGATTATTATTTTAGCGATTGATGATGTTTCTAAAGAACTGGATGCAGGCAAACTCCGTGAGGATGAAATACAAATAGCCCCGTTGCAATTAATGCTTAAAGGATGGCCTTTCCCGCGTGAAACATATTCTTATGTGATTGATCGTCTCATCCAGTCAGGAGCAAAGGTGGTGGCATTTGATATGCTTTTTCCTTCTGAAAGTATTCATGGAAAAAAAGATGATGAAAAGCTCGCTCAAGCCCTGGAGGAAAATTATTCACAAGTCGTCGTTGGCGCAAATATTCAAAATGCTAAGACTCCCGGGGTGAGTGAAACGGGTAACTTGAATGGTATTTCCCTGCCGGTCGACAGCTTGATGTTGGAGCATTCTTCTGAATACGTTGGATTTGTGAATTATTTTCCAGGGATTGACGGGGTCATCCGGTATGCGGTCCAGGAAGTTTCAAAGGAAGTGCTTGCGGGTGCGTCACAGACTACGGATATTCAGGAATGGCAACAAAAGTATTTCTCTTGGGACGCGCAAGTGGCAAAAAAAGTCGATCCTTCCATACGATTGAGACCTTATTTGAATCCGGGAATGATTAATTACCAAGGCCCTGCCGGTAGTTACCGGGAGTACTCCCTCTATGAGATGTTCCTTCCGTCGTTTTGGGAGAGTAACTTTAAAAATGGTGCATTTTTTAAGGGGAAAATCGTTTTGATCGGTCCCACCGGAAACTGGACGCAGGACTATCATGAGACCCCCTATGGACAGATGGCCGGGGTAGAGATCCATGCGAATGCCATAGCGACTATTTTAAGGGATAATTATTTGAACGAACTGTTTAAATGGTGGACGAATGCACTCATTATCCTTTTTTCCATTCTAGCCGTGGTCATGACGGTGCAATTTGCGCGGAATATCTGGCTCAGTGCAGTGGGATTTCTGGTTATCTTGATTTGTTTCTGTGTCATCGGGCAAATTGCTTTCGAGAAATACCTTTTGATTATCCCGATGGCGTGGGCATTGGTCGGGATTATTATGATGGAGGGGGTGGGGTTGGTTTACCGGATCACGATTGAAAAGATGGAGCAGAGCAGGATCCGATCTACCTTTGACCGGTTTGTCTCGAAAAATGTCGCCAGTTATATCCTGAAAAACCGGGAGGAATATGAGCAGGCCCTCGGAGGGGTGCGTAAACCCGTGACGGTTCTTTTCTCCGATATCCGGGGATTTACCACGATGACCGAGTCTGCCGATGCCGGTGCCCTCGTGGAACAGCTGAATGAATACTTTAGCGAAATGGTGCCGTGTGTCTTCCGTCATGGTGGCACACTCCATAAATTTATCGGGGACGCTGTGATGGCAGTCTGGGGGGATACCCATTCCCTCGGGCTAAAGGAAGACGCGCTGGCCGCACTGCGTTCCATCTGCGAAATGACCGAGCTTTTGCGCAAGCTCAATGTCAAATGGAAAGCTGTCGGCAAGGAAGAGCTCAAAATCGGGGTGGGTCTGAACCATGGTGATGTGATCGTCGGATATATTGGCTCGCCTGAAAGGATGGAGTTTACCGTGATCGGCGATGCGATCAATCTGGGCTCGCGTCTCGAAGGGGCGACAAAGGAGTTTAAAACCGATAAATTAATCGGCGAATCCGTCGCGCAATTTGTCCGTGAGGAATTCTGGCTCCAGTCCGCGGGCGTCGTAAAAGTCAAGGGCAAGACCAAACCGGTCGGTGTTTTTATCCCGATTTGTGAAAAAGGCAAAGAACCACCCGATTTTAGACAGTCTTGGCTAGAGAAATATGAAAAGGCTTATGCCCTCTATATGGATAAACAATTTGTTCAGGCAAAAATCACATTTGAATCCTGTCTCGAAGAGGTACCTGATTCAGCCCTTTCAATGACCTACCTGGATGTGTGTGAGGTACTTATCAATGATCCACCCGATGATACTTGGAATGGAACCATCGAAATGAAGACGAAATAGAGAAAATTTAACTTGCCTTAAATAGATTTACATCGTAAATACATTGTAAAGAGTCAAGATGTTTTATTATGGAAATTTTAGACAGGTTGAATATGCTAATTCGTAAATCAAAATCGAGTATTCAGAGTTTGGACACCGTAGCGAGGCCGACCCATTTCGCCAGGTGTAGGGCGAGCGTCCTGCTTGCCGCGGGTGGAGCAAATTACACCACGAAGGAAAATCAAATGGAGGGCCTTGCTTCTGCTTGTCCGGGCCAGAGTTTCACGGTGACATCCGACATTCGGCGACCGGGCCGGTCGCCCTACAGGAAAAGCCCGCCCGCCCAGTGTGTAGGGCGAGCGGCCCTGCTTGCCACGGGCCAG
This window of the Verrucomicrobiota bacterium genome carries:
- a CDS encoding adenylate/guanylate cyclase domain-containing protein gives rise to the protein MTSDIRQPGSVAPQKKPESGEMLISTFISGSPSDKDHEQNGYSMSKPDSRGNKIQRSLFVKSFLPVFALLLSFALFFLQQHEWMPLVNLEKQTISERFKWRGPLPKDDRIIILAIDDVSKELDAGKLREDEIQIAPLQLMLKGWPFPRETYSYVIDRLIQSGAKVVAFDMLFPSESIHGKKDDEKLAQALEENYSQVVVGANIQNAKTPGVSETGNLNGISLPVDSLMLEHSSEYVGFVNYFPGIDGVIRYAVQEVSKEVLAGASQTTDIQEWQQKYFSWDAQVAKKVDPSIRLRPYLNPGMINYQGPAGSYREYSLYEMFLPSFWESNFKNGAFFKGKIVLIGPTGNWTQDYHETPYGQMAGVEIHANAIATILRDNYLNELFKWWTNALIILFSILAVVMTVQFARNIWLSAVGFLVILICFCVIGQIAFEKYLLIIPMAWALVGIIMMEGVGLVYRITIEKMEQSRIRSTFDRFVSKNVASYILKNREEYEQALGGVRKPVTVLFSDIRGFTTMTESADAGALVEQLNEYFSEMVPCVFRHGGTLHKFIGDAVMAVWGDTHSLGLKEDALAALRSICEMTELLRKLNVKWKAVGKEELKIGVGLNHGDVIVGYIGSPERMEFTVIGDAINLGSRLEGATKEFKTDKLIGESVAQFVREEFWLQSAGVVKVKGKTKPVGVFIPICEKGKEPPDFRQSWLEKYEKAYALYMDKQFVQAKITFESCLEEVPDSALSMTYLDVCEVLINDPPDDTWNGTIEMKTK
- a CDS encoding endonuclease/exonuclease/phosphatase family protein, with translation MRFISSIPIILFFLFACPLHGQDTQTNAASTFSVASYNIRNWTSTDREIDGKYVKDAEKPPSEKKAVVSILKSMNPDILIVQEMGDDKYFEDFKNQLKENGLEYAYSERVTGASPRISQVILSRYPVLSSTPRTNDVFEISGRQEGVQRGFIDCTIQISKEIKLKVMGVHLKSKRGSDSSTFPSILRRREALALRGYIVDFLTTNPDGYIIIGGDFNDSYGSEPLKTIIGERRSENKLYDLWLYDWLGDRWTHNFDSRREYSQLDFLMVNQNLFKHFLADQSFVYREHPGDPDYLKYTSASDHRPIMAVFSIKPVYTSKPFRARTDKSEEKAIKKAESQSK